Sequence from the Methanobacterium alkalithermotolerans genome:
CAGGCAATGCTATAATTAAACAACGTTTATAGATACCTGCAGTGGCCCGGCTAAGAATTGCGCCGGCACCTAACTCCTTATAGGTTTCATAACGGAAAATTTCCCCAAAACCAGTAAGTTCTTTTTCAAATAAACCCTGCAGGGTTTCAACAGTTATATCCCTACTTCCAATACCTGTACCTCCAGTGGTGATAATTATCCTGGTATTGAAATCTGATATCATAACTTCCAGTGTTTCTAAAAGTATTTTAGAGTCATCGGGTATTATTTCATAGGCAACAACCTTATACTTTTCATTCAATTTATCCACCAGAAACTCACCAGAAATATCATGATTTTTCTTTTGTAAGGATTCCTGGTAGCGGGAATCACTTAAAGTTATAACTCCACATTTAATATTGGAGGGACTACTTTGCCTGTGTTCTTCCATACTTCTACTCTTCATATCCTGACCTCAAAAAAATACTTATACTAACCGGCCCTTAACCCCTTCGAAGTTAAGGGGTGTTTTATT
This genomic interval carries:
- a CDS encoding MogA/MoaB family molybdenum cofactor biosynthesis protein, with product MKSRSMEEHRQSSPSNIKCGVITLSDSRYQESLQKKNHDISGEFLVDKLNEKYKVVAYEIIPDDSKILLETLEVMISDFNTRIIITTGGTGIGSRDITVETLQGLFEKELTGFGEIFRYETYKELGAGAILSRATAGIYKRCLIIALPGSPNAVKMGMKIIGNELGHLVKHLKE